Within the Bacillota bacterium genome, the region TGCAGGCAATGTTAGGGGGCCGAGCAGCATCATGACCAATATAGTGGTTACTGCTAAGACAGATAAGAGACTGTTTTTACGCCAATACGGAACAGTAATTGGAGCCCTTGCGATTTTCGCCGTCTTTTCGGTTATGTCGGAGAACTTTCTTAGAGTGACTAACCTTCTTATGCTTTTACGGCAAATGAGCATGCTTACTATTGTATCACTGGGTTTTACGTTTGTTATGGCAGCTGGCGGCTTTGATATGTCTATCGGAAATGCTGTTGGGTTAGTAAACATTATTCTAGCCTTAGTTTTGATTAAGACCAAAAACGTACTACTTTCAATGCTAGTAGCACTGGCTCTAGGAATGGGCATCGGTTGCATAAACGGTTTGTTGGTGGCCTATGTAGGTTTGGCAGACTTCATCGCTACCTTTGCTGTCGGTTCTATTGTCTATGGACTGAAAATGCTCATTACCAAAGGCAATCCCATTTTCTTTGACAGCAGCATACCGTCCAGCTTTTTCTTTATTGGGCAGGGTTACGTAGGGCCGATACCGTTACCTGTCATCCTGATGATGATCTTTGTAGTAATTGGCATTTACATTTTAGATCGCACTGC harbors:
- a CDS encoding ABC transporter permease; the encoded protein is MTNIVVTAKTDKRLFLRQYGTVIGALAIFAVFSVMSENFLRVTNLLMLLRQMSMLTIVSLGFTFVMAAGGFDMSIGNAVGLVNIILALVLIKTKNVLLSMLVALALGMGIGCINGLLVAYVGLADFIATFAVGSIVYGLKMLITKGNPIFFDSSIPSSFFFIGQGYVGPIPLPVILMMIFVVIGIYILDRTALGRRVYAIGGNPVASLYAGIDIKKHRLITFIISGLTMAIAAVILTSRLGSAQPLAGEEFMLDAIAVVFLSTTMFGDGECTGKGTFVGALIISMLTNGLTMLNVPYYFQYITKGLVVIFAVVLSIVLGQRSK